A stretch of Pseudoclavibacter chungangensis DNA encodes these proteins:
- a CDS encoding transglutaminase family protein: MSRIRIRHSTGFRYEGDVHTSYNEARMLPAAANGQYVLYSHLDVLPSTSTHSYIDYWGTKVTAFDVLSGHHELSLTAASLVEVTPRGPRLDAALDWHGIDAARERSVDLVEQTEQTLLTTPPAEVVAIALDARARTSSPDAAAAEILSTVHHSVEFEAGVTGVRTTAEEAWVERRGVCQDISHIALGALRAVGIPSRYVSGYLHPQPDAPLGQTVDGESHAWVEYWDGAWRGWDPTNDVEIGERHVLVGHGRDYNDVPPLRGVYAGLFSSEMFVKVEITREA, encoded by the coding sequence ATGAGCCGCATCCGCATCCGTCACTCGACGGGCTTCCGCTACGAGGGTGACGTGCACACGTCCTACAACGAGGCGCGCATGCTGCCCGCCGCGGCGAACGGGCAGTACGTCCTGTACTCGCACCTCGACGTGCTCCCGTCGACGTCGACCCACAGCTACATCGACTACTGGGGAACGAAGGTCACGGCCTTCGACGTGCTGAGTGGTCACCACGAGCTCTCGCTCACCGCGGCGAGCCTCGTCGAGGTCACGCCGCGCGGGCCACGGCTGGACGCCGCGCTCGACTGGCACGGCATCGACGCAGCGCGGGAGCGTTCCGTCGACCTCGTCGAACAGACCGAACAGACCTTGCTCACGACGCCGCCCGCCGAGGTCGTCGCGATCGCGCTCGATGCGCGCGCCCGCACCTCGAGCCCCGACGCCGCTGCCGCCGAGATCCTCTCGACCGTGCACCACTCCGTCGAGTTCGAGGCCGGGGTCACGGGCGTGCGCACGACCGCCGAGGAGGCATGGGTCGAGCGGCGCGGCGTGTGTCAGGACATCTCACACATCGCGCTCGGAGCACTGCGTGCCGTGGGCATCCCGTCGAGGTACGTCTCGGGGTACCTGCACCCGCAGCCCGACGCTCCCCTCGGGCAAACGGTCGACGGCGAGTCGCACGCGTGGGTCGAGTACTGGGACGGCGCATGGCGTGGCTGGGACCCCACGAACGACGTCGAGATCGGCGAGCGTCACGTGCTCGTCGGTCACGGCCGCGACTACAACGATGTGCCGCCGCTGCGCGGCGTGTACGCGGGACTGTTCTCGTCCGAGATGTTCGTCAAGGTCGAGATCACGCGGGAGGCGTGA
- a CDS encoding alpha-E domain-containing protein: MLSRIAESLFWIGRYIERADGTARILDVHLQLLLEDPWVDEATACRSLLSVMGAADVQPERELNRTDVFNLMAVDRSQSSSIAHSVNAARENARRAREIVSSELWECLNATYSRMPFGVRQEKVHELFAWVRERSALAMGIVDSGSSRDDAYQFMLLGRSLERADMTARLLATRSLTEASGASWTTILRSCGAYEAYLRTYRGMPSAANAAEFLLLDRLFPRSIMFSVSTALRCLYDLQPRHERQDRIGNTDQAQRLLGHIRSDFEYRPISDTLTDLPLFMEGVQRAVSEASESIRERYFPSITASSWVGELT; encoded by the coding sequence ATGCTGAGCCGCATCGCCGAATCGCTGTTCTGGATCGGCCGCTACATCGAGCGTGCGGACGGGACGGCGCGCATCCTCGACGTGCACCTCCAACTCCTCCTCGAGGACCCCTGGGTCGACGAGGCGACCGCCTGCCGCTCCCTCCTGAGCGTCATGGGCGCCGCCGACGTACAGCCCGAGCGCGAGCTCAACCGCACCGACGTGTTCAACCTCATGGCCGTCGACCGCTCGCAGTCCTCCTCCATCGCACACTCCGTCAACGCCGCACGCGAGAACGCGCGGCGCGCCCGCGAGATCGTGTCGAGCGAGCTCTGGGAGTGCCTCAACGCGACGTACTCGCGCATGCCGTTCGGCGTCCGCCAGGAGAAGGTGCACGAATTGTTCGCGTGGGTGCGCGAGCGCAGCGCCCTCGCGATGGGCATCGTCGACTCGGGATCGAGCCGCGACGACGCCTACCAGTTCATGCTTCTCGGTCGCTCCCTCGAACGCGCCGACATGACCGCGCGCCTGCTCGCGACGCGCTCGCTCACCGAGGCGTCCGGCGCGTCGTGGACGACGATCCTCCGCTCCTGCGGCGCGTACGAGGCCTACCTGCGCACGTACCGCGGCATGCCCTCGGCGGCGAACGCGGCCGAGTTCCTCCTGCTCGACCGGCTCTTCCCGCGCTCGATCATGTTCTCGGTCTCGACGGCGCTCCGGTGCCTCTACGACCTGCAGCCGAGGCACGAGCGACAGGACCGGATCGGCAACACCGACCAGGCCCAGCGACTGCTCGGGCACATCCGCAGCGACTTCGAGTACCGGCCGATCAGCGACACGCTCACCGATCTGCCGCTGTTCATGGAGGGGGTTCAGCGCGCCGTGTCCGAGGCGTCCGAGTCGATCCGCGAACGCTACTTCCCCTCGATCACCGCTTCGAGCTGGGTGGGAGAACTGACATGA
- a CDS encoding circularly permuted type 2 ATP-grasp protein, which translates to MGDLFDGYGDALARQHAEAIVPAFDEMFRGTDPDGDLDPRRAYRDLYDVLAGMNQEQIRHRSDALADSYLAQGVTFDFAGEERPFPLDVVPRVIERTEWQKIEAGLKQRVRALEHFLDDVYGEQRAIADGLIPAKLISSSIHYHRVAKGIRPSNGVRIQVSGIDLIRDEHGEMRVLEDNVRVPSGVSYVISNRRAMAQTLPELFTRMRVLPVGDYPHRLLAALRASAPEGVDDPTVVVLTPGVYNSAYFEHTLLARLMGVELVEGRDLFTSGGRVWMRTTAGPRRVDVIYRRVDDDFLDPLHFRRDSMLGSPGLMTAALQGRVTLANAVGNGVADDKLVYTYMPALIRYYLSEDAIIPNVDTWRLEEPDALEEVLDRLDELVVKPVDGSGGKGLMIGPKASKLELELMRERLLKDPRGWIAQPVVQLSTIPTLVDEGMRPRHADLRPFAVNDGNDVWVLPGGLTRVALPEGQLVVNSSQGGGSKDTWVVGSERSFVQTQSQSQSHGVEELLDDQTDASDTAHPATGVLRIIPPKSDPVDESSRRRDDARGEATGDRHRSEPERPAPLRAEQAYVSDPAVTRPAPRHAHPPGERAPGERAPGDAAGVARQDQSPPDGPPPGVVDQQEQQQQATTCAAAGSEETPC; encoded by the coding sequence ATGGGTGACCTCTTCGACGGCTACGGCGACGCGCTGGCGCGTCAGCACGCGGAAGCGATCGTGCCCGCGTTCGACGAGATGTTCCGGGGCACCGACCCCGACGGAGATCTCGATCCGCGGCGCGCGTACCGAGATCTCTACGACGTCCTCGCGGGCATGAACCAGGAGCAGATCCGCCATCGCTCCGACGCGCTCGCGGACTCCTACCTCGCGCAGGGCGTCACGTTCGACTTCGCGGGGGAGGAGCGGCCGTTCCCGCTCGACGTCGTCCCGCGCGTCATCGAGCGCACCGAATGGCAGAAGATCGAGGCCGGCCTCAAGCAGCGCGTCCGCGCGCTCGAGCACTTCCTCGACGACGTCTACGGCGAGCAGCGCGCCATCGCGGACGGGCTAATCCCCGCCAAGCTCATCTCCTCGTCGATCCACTACCACCGTGTCGCGAAGGGCATCCGGCCGTCCAACGGCGTGCGCATCCAGGTGTCCGGCATCGACCTCATCCGCGACGAGCACGGCGAGATGCGCGTGCTCGAGGACAACGTGCGCGTCCCCTCGGGCGTCAGCTACGTCATCTCGAACCGTCGCGCGATGGCCCAGACACTCCCCGAGCTGTTCACGCGCATGCGCGTCCTGCCCGTCGGGGACTACCCGCACCGCCTCCTCGCGGCCCTGCGCGCCTCCGCTCCCGAGGGCGTCGACGACCCGACCGTCGTCGTGCTCACGCCGGGCGTCTACAACTCCGCCTACTTCGAGCACACGCTCCTCGCCCGCCTCATGGGCGTCGAGCTCGTCGAGGGCCGCGACCTGTTCACCTCGGGTGGCCGCGTCTGGATGCGCACGACCGCCGGCCCGCGCCGCGTCGACGTCATCTACCGTCGCGTCGACGACGACTTCCTCGACCCGCTGCACTTCCGCCGCGACTCGATGCTCGGCTCGCCGGGCCTCATGACCGCCGCGCTCCAGGGCCGCGTCACCCTCGCGAACGCGGTCGGCAACGGCGTCGCCGACGACAAGCTCGTCTACACGTACATGCCCGCGCTCATCCGCTACTACCTCTCCGAGGACGCGATCATCCCGAACGTCGACACGTGGCGGCTCGAGGAGCCCGACGCGCTCGAGGAGGTGCTCGACCGGCTCGACGAGCTCGTCGTCAAGCCCGTCGACGGCTCCGGCGGCAAGGGCCTCATGATCGGCCCGAAGGCGTCGAAGCTCGAACTCGAACTCATGCGCGAACGCCTCCTCAAGGACCCGCGCGGCTGGATCGCGCAGCCCGTCGTGCAGCTCTCGACGATCCCGACCCTCGTCGACGAGGGCATGCGCCCCCGGCACGCCGACCTGCGGCCGTTCGCCGTGAACGACGGCAACGACGTGTGGGTGCTGCCCGGCGGTCTCACGCGCGTCGCGCTCCCCGAGGGGCAGCTCGTCGTCAACTCCTCGCAGGGCGGCGGCTCGAAGGACACGTGGGTCGTCGGCTCGGAGCGCAGCTTCGTGCAGACCCAATCGCAATCGCAATCGCACGGCGTCGAGGAGCTCCTCGACGACCAGACCGACGCGAGCGACACGGCCCACCCCGCGACGGGTGTCCTGCGCATCATCCCGCCGAAGTCGGACCCCGTCGACGAGTCCTCGCGACGGCGCGACGACGCGCGCGGCGAGGCGACGGGCGACCGGCACCGGTCCGAGCCCGAGCGGCCCGCACCCCTGCGCGCCGAGCAGGCCTACGTGAGCGATCCCGCCGTCACGCGTCCCGCGCCGCGGCACGCGCATCCGCCCGGCGAACGCGCTCCGGGCGAACGCGCCCCGGGCGACGCCGCGGGCGTCGCGCGCCAGGACCAGTCGCCGCCCGACGGGCCACCACCCGGCGTCGTCGACCAGCAGGAACAGCAGCAACAGGCCACGACGTGCGCCGCCGCCGGATCGGAGGAGACGCCATGCTGA
- a CDS encoding histidine phosphatase family protein translates to MTTLALVRHGRTEWNALNRFQGQVDIPLDDEGRAQAARTAEALASFPATRLVASPLGRAQETARIIGARLELPEPEIVPEVIERGYGPFEGASVFETLATHPDHYYPGAEPEEAVAERGAKALRTLLADERDAVVVTHGTLLRLALGTLTDNPHFHRFGNADVVLLSDDHDGSPLRAEWIVGPTSIDA, encoded by the coding sequence ATGACGACCCTCGCCCTCGTGCGCCACGGCAGGACCGAATGGAACGCCCTCAACCGCTTCCAGGGGCAGGTCGACATCCCACTCGACGACGAGGGACGCGCGCAGGCCGCGCGAACCGCCGAGGCACTCGCCTCGTTCCCCGCCACCCGCCTCGTCGCATCGCCGCTCGGGCGTGCGCAGGAGACGGCGCGCATCATCGGTGCGCGACTCGAACTCCCCGAGCCCGAGATCGTGCCCGAGGTGATCGAGCGCGGCTACGGGCCGTTCGAGGGCGCGAGCGTCTTCGAGACGCTCGCCACGCACCCCGACCACTACTACCCCGGCGCCGAGCCCGAGGAAGCGGTCGCGGAACGCGGCGCGAAGGCCCTGCGGACGCTGCTCGCCGACGAGCGGGACGCCGTGGTCGTCACCCACGGCACCCTCCTGCGGCTCGCGCTCGGGACCCTCACCGACAACCCGCACTTCCACCGGTTCGGGAACGCCGACGTCGTGCTCCTGAGCGACGACCACGACGGTTCGCCCCTGCGCGCCGAGTGGATCGTCGGGCCCACCTCGATCGACGCGTAG
- a CDS encoding nuclear transport factor 2 family protein, translated as MYHAIVRRRVRRIFDHINAGDAELMLDGLGDPFEYRFHGRHAIGGVRTSRAAVRAWWERVFRLLPGLRFTIRDIVVNGPPWHTTIAMRASVAGPLPDGSRYENTIFQFFVLRWGKVVSVETLEQLQPLERALRIVADSGVPEALAEPIEG; from the coding sequence ATGTATCACGCGATCGTCCGTCGGCGGGTGCGCCGCATCTTCGACCACATCAACGCGGGGGACGCCGAGCTCATGCTCGACGGGCTCGGCGACCCGTTCGAGTACCGCTTCCACGGTCGGCACGCGATCGGCGGGGTCCGCACGAGTCGGGCAGCGGTGCGCGCGTGGTGGGAGCGCGTGTTCCGCCTGCTGCCGGGCCTCCGGTTCACGATCCGCGACATCGTCGTGAACGGGCCGCCGTGGCACACGACGATCGCGATGCGCGCGAGCGTCGCGGGACCGCTGCCCGACGGCAGCCGCTACGAGAACACGATCTTCCAGTTCTTCGTGCTGCGCTGGGGCAAGGTCGTCTCGGTCGAGACGCTCGAGCAGTTGCAGCCCCTCGAGAGGGCCCTGCGCATCGTCGCAGACTCGGGCGTGCCGGAGGCGCTCGCCGAACCGATCGAGGGCTGA
- a CDS encoding DJ-1/PfpI family protein yields the protein MTNAPSTSEPIRIVALVFPDVTQLDLTGPVQVLSRLPGAEIHLAWRDAEPVATDAGFRILPTTTFADTPPADVLFVPGGDGVDPLLTDAETLAFVRDRAAGARAVTSVCTGSLLLGAAGLLTGRRATTHWASLPLLERFGAIPTASRVVHDGPVVTGAGVSSGIDFALTLAADLRGEDVAKRIQLAIEYDPQPPFDAGSPAAPDVDHAFVTASREAMLARRGPLVDRAAAALDA from the coding sequence ATGACGAACGCGCCGAGCACATCGGAACCGATCCGCATCGTCGCGCTCGTGTTCCCCGACGTGACGCAGCTCGACCTGACGGGGCCAGTCCAGGTGCTGAGCCGGCTCCCCGGCGCCGAGATCCACCTCGCGTGGCGCGACGCCGAACCCGTTGCCACCGACGCCGGATTCCGCATCCTCCCGACGACGACGTTCGCGGACACCCCACCGGCCGACGTGCTGTTCGTGCCCGGCGGCGACGGCGTCGATCCGCTCCTGACCGACGCCGAGACGCTCGCGTTCGTGCGCGATCGGGCGGCGGGTGCGCGCGCCGTCACGAGTGTGTGCACGGGTTCGCTCCTGCTCGGGGCCGCGGGGCTCCTGACGGGTCGCCGCGCGACGACGCACTGGGCGTCGCTGCCCCTCCTCGAACGCTTCGGGGCAATCCCGACGGCATCGCGCGTCGTGCACGACGGGCCCGTCGTGACGGGCGCGGGCGTGTCGAGCGGCATCGACTTCGCGCTCACGCTCGCCGCCGATCTGCGCGGGGAGGACGTCGCGAAACGCATCCAGCTCGCGATCGAGTACGACCCGCAGCCGCCCTTCGACGCGGGTTCCCCCGCCGCACCCGATGTGGACCACGCGTTCGTGACGGCGAGCCGCGAGGCGATGCTCGCCCGCCGCGGGCCGCTCGTCGACCGCGCGGCCGCGGCGCTCGACGCCTGA
- a CDS encoding FAD-binding oxidoreductase, with product MSLRTTDPAPAVGVADPRDTTRDALDSLLAHLATTTPGLELSAPSPATAAYGHDRSSIGRNAVDGATGPAVAFPASAVEVQAIVRAAAAHGVAVVARGAGSGLSGGAVATAEQLVVSTDRLNRIVEVSPLDELAVVEPGVVNADLNVALEPAGLFYAPDPASWDISTIGGNIATNAGGLRCAKYGVTRESVLALDVVLADGSLVTLGRHSLKGVAGYDLRSLFVGSQGTLGIVVRATVRLRPIPVARRTLTAFFDDTATGAAALAAITRSPVRPSVVEFFDTGSLENIDRHSGTELRSRGGSLVLVELDGYGIDEQIADLDRALTDAGGRVRVESDADAARLWELRRSGRGFDGARWFTGGDIAVPKSRIPEVYAFLDELATRHGIEASAVSHAGDGNLHPVLSLEIPEGADPAVPDPALAAANDELVRFAIGLGGTITGEHGLGSLKRHLAPLEFSERAIDAQRAIKHALDPDGVLNPGSAL from the coding sequence ATGTCACTCCGAACCACCGATCCCGCACCCGCGGTCGGTGTCGCCGACCCCCGGGACACGACGCGTGACGCACTCGACTCGCTCCTCGCCCACCTCGCGACGACGACGCCCGGCCTCGAGCTGAGTGCCCCCTCGCCCGCGACGGCCGCGTACGGGCACGACCGCTCCTCGATCGGCCGGAACGCCGTGGACGGCGCGACGGGCCCCGCGGTCGCGTTCCCCGCGAGCGCCGTGGAGGTGCAGGCGATCGTCCGGGCGGCGGCCGCGCACGGCGTCGCCGTCGTCGCGCGCGGTGCCGGGAGCGGGCTGTCGGGCGGCGCGGTCGCGACGGCCGAGCAGCTCGTCGTGTCGACCGATCGGTTGAACCGCATCGTCGAGGTGTCACCGCTCGACGAGCTCGCCGTCGTCGAGCCCGGCGTCGTCAACGCCGATCTGAACGTCGCGCTCGAGCCCGCCGGCCTGTTCTACGCACCCGATCCCGCGAGCTGGGACATCTCGACGATCGGCGGCAACATCGCCACGAACGCGGGGGGCCTGCGCTGCGCGAAGTACGGCGTGACGCGCGAGTCGGTGCTCGCCCTCGACGTCGTGCTCGCCGACGGTTCGCTCGTCACCCTCGGCCGCCACTCGCTCAAGGGCGTCGCGGGCTACGACCTGCGCTCGCTGTTCGTGGGCTCGCAGGGCACGCTCGGCATCGTCGTCCGCGCGACGGTCCGGCTGCGGCCGATCCCCGTCGCACGCCGCACGTTGACCGCGTTCTTCGACGACACAGCGACGGGCGCCGCGGCGCTCGCGGCGATCACGCGCAGCCCCGTGCGACCGAGCGTCGTCGAGTTCTTCGACACCGGCTCGCTCGAGAACATCGACCGGCACAGCGGCACCGAGCTGCGCTCCCGCGGCGGATCACTCGTGCTCGTCGAGCTCGACGGCTACGGCATCGACGAGCAGATCGCCGACCTCGACCGCGCGCTCACCGACGCGGGCGGCCGGGTGCGCGTCGAGAGCGACGCCGATGCCGCGCGCCTGTGGGAGCTGCGCCGCTCGGGCCGTGGCTTCGACGGGGCCCGCTGGTTCACGGGCGGCGACATCGCCGTGCCGAAGTCGCGCATCCCCGAGGTGTACGCGTTCCTCGACGAGCTCGCGACGCGCCACGGCATCGAGGCGAGCGCCGTGTCGCACGCGGGCGACGGCAACCTGCACCCCGTGCTGTCGCTCGAGATCCCCGAGGGCGCCGACCCGGCCGTGCCCGATCCGGCGCTCGCGGCAGCGAACGACGAACTCGTGCGCTTCGCGATCGGCCTCGGCGGCACGATCACGGGCGAGCACGGGCTCGGCAGTCTCAAGCGGCACCTCGCGCCGCTCGAGTTCTCCGAGCGCGCCATCGACGCACAGCGGGCCATCAAGCACGCTCTC